In the genome of Aedes aegypti strain LVP_AGWG chromosome 2, AaegL5.0 Primary Assembly, whole genome shotgun sequence, the window tttaataacttttgaactaaagtAGATATcagcaatctttttgcatgaaaatttgagttttgttaagttctaaaagtcgttcatagacgactttgacgagaaaatagtATTAAAAAACAAGAgtcgaaaaacttatttttgttggaccgccctgcgatgattaggaaaaaatgctctagattggtcaaattttgagctacagaaaaactttttttggcaaagttgatcaaaatttcaagttctaccgctttgcctaagagcatataccagtatttttgcaaataaaaaagatgattatatgatatgtgtgatattgtggaccaccctagtttcaaatgacacagtatgaaagcttacattttgggaaacaattttgtagaagatcatttttgtctaaaatttcattttcatgctcaaaatgcaaaataataaagaaatacatactatgaaaatcttcaaaatagttttaaagccctatctttcttatttcagatttctcatcaaagcggtctatgagcGAATTTTAGAAcctaacaaaacgcaaattttcatgcaaaaatattgatgatatctattttagttcaaaagttattaaattttttctgcttaaaatcctttgtttttcaaggcattttattagagttacaaaaataacacatctgtaattttttgatataatatacaattttattttgccttttgaatgccgtcaaaagatattttttatgttcgccccaatcagagatattcacaatcaaagtaggcatgtttttgagagaaaaaacaacaataactcctaaacggaagaagatagcgagtttcttcactcaccaaattacgcatttttcgaagctctgaaagtgtttcatagaatactttgatgagaaatttgaattgaaaactctagagtcagaaaaccagttttgttcggaccaccctatgtcactgcaggaaaaaagctcaaaaacggtcaatttaagagatacaaaaaaactttttttggcaaagttgcttgaaattgaatggtctataactttgctgaagcatgtatagtataatttctacaaataagaaagttagtcacacaatttctatgaaaatgtggtccaccctaattttcaataacaccaaacaaagggcttaactaatacaaacaactttgtagaagaccgtttttgtctaatgtttcattctaaagctcaaaatgcatctttccgcgtaaaactgattcctggaccactgtgcaccggTGACCGGTAGTTGCTACGTGtttttgtgtgtgtgtgtttcaTAGAGTGCATTGGTTGAACGTAAATGGAAAACCTGTGCATTGTATCAGGTATAAAGATGTATATCAAGTTGTTTTGAGTTGATTTTCATCAAATGTGattatattgaaaaatgttgaaatattttcaaatcaatCAGTATTTAATCGTTCTTTATTCAATAGATTGCTGaatcttgaaatttttgttccttGGTTAACCGTAAACGTTTTGGTAGCCCAGTTGTAGCTTCACCATTATATCATTCATGATTCCAGATTCCTGTAAAAACACGCCGGAGACGAATTTGCTATAGTTGAATTATTAGAGTTTAAATGTTTACTTACTCTTGGTATCCGAGGAAATTAATTCGAATAGTCAGCCTCCGATTGCTTAGGTTCTGTTGGCTCCGGTGATAAGCGAATTAGATAcgttccatggtcacataatcCTCTACTTTTCAATTCAACAGATAATATTTATTGATACTGTACTTCGGTctattttccatcatttttatttcaaaattttatcaaaaaagttgTTTGGTCTATTTTCAATAGGCGCCATCTTTACGCACATCTATGATTCAGAATGAACACAACCAGTGTTGAttagactcatttccccgaaattcgaattgtgaagccatgaactgttataactgtgcgttgtattcctgagatggagggggaggtggttgggcttgagtgttgcacatgggatccgacagtttcgatctcggtgggccgcaattcaagtttcggtgaaatgattcgcactcactcactcactcatttcatttcaccgaaacttgaattgtggctctctgggatcaaaattgatcgattttgtgtgcagtactcaagcttaaccatctgcttttctatcttaggaggatagagcatggttgtagtactTCGTGGCTTcatagttcggaaaatgttattttcggggaaatgagtctgaacaacactgaacACAACATTCAGCTGTCAAAAAATGAATATGCCGTGGTACATTAATTTCACGTAATGTTGATAGGGCATCACAGTACATATGACAGGCAGTTCATATCATTATTATCGATGTTTCGGTGGTTGTTACGTATGTCAGGTAAATTCTAGAAAAAGTTCATTTCCGAGgttctacgtgatttttcatgtagccttgacgtttggattattttgagtgtagggagccggattatattcttggcacttttgattcacttcggcagtggggttttttgaaagctacagagcgcATATTTGACCACAACATGCATCGTACTAAAGCGCTTCttcttgcaaagtttcagataattcaaccgagaaaaaccatgaaaaagtgaatcttgggagtgcccaagtggttctgcaccctactcTGTATCTTATTGAGTTATCATATGATGATTTCATTCCAAAATTAGTTTTTAATTAGTTCCCATTTCCTGCTCGAGCTCGGGTAACTTTTGAGAATGCAATCCGCCTTGcactaaatttattcatttgacgtcataattttcaaaagtttttgaatatttcaccGTATTGAGTAAAAccagtttgttaacttttcgcAAAACAACAATTACGATGTTTTTGTTAAAAGTTACACTGCTTTGTACGATTTTAGTTCGATGGTGATAACGATAGGGGGACACGgagcagtatggacaccctaaggaatttgcctattttgactgtgaggacatgaatattatactgttttttatgtgcagtatgctttttatagttcttaagcatttgttaaacatggttgcataattgggaaaaaaatattttgttttcaaaaataggtttaaaaaaagcttatatttggtagtcgccatcaagctagcggggcaaagtggacacccccatGGGGCAGTATAGACACCCTaatgtttataggaaaattgttTCGCGATCGTTCTCAAAACCTCGAAAAATGAAGTTCATATTCATGAAACCATAGTAACAGGTCACTATGCCACTGGAAACATGATTAAAaccaatttacgacattttttgtagagatgctttcaatattgcctccaggttagttttaatcaagaattgacgattttcaactgatttgtggttccgcttcataatcattgcattgaatgctaaatatttttggataattttgtatttgaagttatatttttttctctttaaagtgtcagctctactttgtcacacggtgtccatattgccccaacagtataagaaatttttatataagtttttcaatgtcttaaagtaccagaaaaaaatctactatatttttgaatatagcataaataattcAAGATTCAGTCAAGAGTCACATTATCGGtcaacttgcagtcatttgcctctgaaaccttatttggtgaggtgtgaatgttataattttcgaaccaaataaaaacatgctcaatttttctatttaaaatcaatgttttgaacatttttttctgaaatcttAGTGGATAATTTACTCCTCCGAcaggcaactgaaatattgATTGCATTTAAAGTGTAAAAGAATTCGCTTATgcaaagatacagggggtgtccattctgccccgggtgtccatactgcccccggtacccctacCTGTCTTAAAACAAAAGTAATATTCGCACACATGTACACGATTTCGGAGCATACGAATTTATTATTGCCGCACCCGAACAAAATTCGGCTGATATGATAAACAAACCAATTTTTATATGCTTCGAATGTTGAACGCTTCAGTCGATTCCAGCTGGTCAATGCATTTCGTTCGCAATGAACCGTTATAACTTAAGCACTTTTGGCGTTGAGAAAACTCGGGAAGAAGTCGATGCAGTAAAGGATTAATTTTGACTAAATTTTGAAACGATCGTTTACGACGATTATCTTTCAGAGCTTTCCACCGTGGTTCATTAACTTCCAGGATCCATTTGAGTTGTATCGGGCTCAACCGAGTTACATCTGGTGCCAGGCGTCGTTCTTTTTGggagctttgctttgtatcatTCACGCATTCAAACGAGGCGGACGATGGCCTTATATATTTCTCGGTGCACTTTGCCATGGATTGGTCGTAGAGCTGATCTCCTACTATGTGCCAAGTGTTGATAATTTTTGGCACTCCAAAACGCCGATAGATTTCTTTGGTCACCGATTGCCGCTGTACATTATCTTTCTCTGTAAGTACAATCAGCTGTGCGAATTAATGTTTGAATTTTAATCTTATCTGAAAAACTGTTGTGATTCAAACCCAGATCCAGTGTTCTACTATCAAGCGCACTGGGCCGTATCTAAACTGCACCTAAAATGTCGTTGGTCGGAGCACATGGCCGCTGGGCTTTTGGTAGTGCTAATCGATCTGCCGTACGACATCGTTAGTGTGAAGTTTGTACACTGGACGTGGCACGATACCGATCCTAACATCGCCGATCGGCACTACTGGGTTCCCTGGAACTCCTACTACTTTCATGCCACATTCGCCTTTGCGTTCTCGTTCTTCTTCCACAACGTGCGGAAATGGATCGATCGGAGAAAACTGGACCGCTGGCAAGCGGGCTCTGTGAAAGCAGAGCTGGCCGCTGTAGTAGTGGCTGCCTTGCTGTCCTTCCCTGGAGGTGCACTACTGTTCATTCCGTTGTATCATCCGTTCCATGACATCTACAATGTACCTGGGGAAATAACAGCCGTTACACTTCTCTTTGTGTTCATGACCGTACTCTGGAAATTTGACCGAAAAAGCAATCGGAGACTACCAGAGCGGTATAGTTTTGCAAATCTTGCCACCCTTATTCTTCAATAATGTTTCCTCCACACTCGTTCCAGCTTGAACACAATGGGTCGTGCCCTGATGTTCCATCTAATCGTTCACTACTCCGTGTTCTTCTCCATGGTTGCCTTCTTGAACCCGGAAAACGTAGTTGCAGCTGGTCTTCACGAACCAATTGGTGATTGCGACGCCAAGACCCCGGTCTACACCGTGCTGAAAACTCTGGAAAAGCGGACCTACCTCTGCGCGGAAGATTACGATGAGAAATACTTCGATTTCCACTGCCTGGAGCGGCCACCCAAAAACGGTTCCTATTGGTACACAATCTGCGGGACGCCATTCGAGTAAGTGTTGGTGAGGCTTTCATCAGTTTCCGGACTTTATTAaggctttcatttgaaatttacaGAAACCGCGCGGAATACGTCTTGGTGGTGTCTTTGATTTGCTTCGTTGCCCTTATGGTGTTCCGAACGATACACTTCGATTACGATGTTCGCTTCGATATCTACGATCTGGTGCGTAAGGATAAAAAAGGACAATCGCCGAAGGAAACTAAGAAGACTAAATAGAGATTCCAGATTCCATCTGGCTTGGAATTTGAAACCGGTGTGGTCGTGCACTATAAAGCGGTTTCGTTAGAATAAAAACTTTTCGTTTCGATTTGATGAAAATGCCTTTTTAGTTTCAACGGAAGCTCCAATGCAACTTGTTCATTATTATTGCTTCAATTATAATCTTTCTGTCCATAACGATCAAAATATGACCGAACTGCATGTTACTggacatcaatgatgatttctTATCACCTCAAACCTCAATTAGGATCATCTAGATGAGAGTACCACCAGGCGATACAATTATTAGACTGCAGGTATCTATGGATCTTAAGGGCAATTCTGTTGAAGACGCGCTGGATACCGATCATCGCCTTATGCATTCCGTAATTAGTTCTTCGTAGTGGCAAGCGTAGCATAACATTGTTCCGGAGTGATTGTGACTGGGcgtgtaaatattttttttccaggatgAAGGCACAATATATCCGTCCTTGTAGCGTGTCTGCAACCGTAAGAGCTCTGCGGACGTCCCTTCTGTTGCGAAATAGCTCTAGATCAGtaattcccaaagtgggcgaattcgccccccgggGGACGATTTTtaggctcaagggggcgaaaatttgtaaaacagaatttggggggcgaaaatccagaaagggggcgaaaggcTATCgcggaatcatttgaaaataactacGCATAACCTTTGGAGGACATACATCTGAAGTTTAATCAGTTCCAAACTTAACtaattccaggaatattttttttattttattttattttattttattttattgatgtacaagggggtcaggggccaagtctccagcataagtttgaaaactcacaccgtccataatacaccggggggttttggagtttaggaagtaggcaacgcaacatctttgaccagcaggttctttaagttttgcttctactcttgacttccaatacacgtatgaatgatgcaaggccaaaagaacatgaatcagtcatacatatagcgatagtgaagtgttttgcctaaggatatgggaaaggagggATTTTGGGTGGTGTTTTGCAaatagctctgtggaacaaatttgttattagttaaaaatttagttaatctgattcaccttgcaatcagtaatatttacaaaaacatgATACTTAACTTTTCTCGGCCAATACGCTGCCATGTCTTTCCTCTCCAATGGATTTTTCCTCGTTGTAatggcgggttagatatgaaaacaaggataaagagagaagaaatgttagtgattgttacatgctttattgctgtattggcctacaatgaaatcatagaaaattcgctctttggattcccatgaTAACAATCCCCATGCAGCTTACGAGAAACTCCATGGCAATGATCACTGTACGCCATGTGCGGCATTCAGGACATCTCAACAATACTGAGgacgaacaacaaaaaataaatccaaaagagcgaaaacctcaatgtttcaatgtaggacaattCAGCTTtaatgcatgtgagaagttcttggtgatattctcacaacggccattcagaatggttcgacggatgtagataaaagatcattataataaaattaacgcgacgactTGTTAGTGAACTCAGaaagattattgtatttgcaactgttaatttcgATAGTTGAACTTAGGGTCGGTTATTGTACATAACTTTTAAGATAAGCAGgagtacccagacaaccagaaatcgcatcaaAGTTTatgttataactcgtttattcattcaaattacatcaaacccgcaaaacacggtggatgaaatcgtcagattgatgagtttcctcgcataaaacgcttttcttctgagttcatttgtgcattttgtttcgttccgtacactcgcacaaagtaagtcg includes:
- the LOC5574534 gene encoding uncharacterized protein LOC5574534, yielding MNRYNLSTFGVEKTREEVDASFPPWFINFQDPFELYRAQPSYIWCQASFFLGALLCIIHAFKRGGRWPYIFLGALCHGLVVELISYYVPSVDNFWHSKTPIDFFGHRLPLYIIFLYPVFYYQAHWAVSKLHLKCRWSEHMAAGLLVVLIDLPYDIVSVKFVHWTWHDTDPNIADRHYWVPWNSYYFHATFAFAFSFFFHNVRKWIDRRKLDRWQAGSVKAELAAVVVAALLSFPGGALLFIPLYHPFHDIYNVPGEITAVTLLFVFMTVLWKFDRKSNRRLPERLNTMGRALMFHLIVHYSVFFSMVAFLNPENVVAAGLHEPIGDCDAKTPVYTVLKTLEKRTYLCAEDYDEKYFDFHCLERPPKNGSYWYTICGTPFENRAEYVLVVSLICFVALMVFRTIHFDYDVRFDIYDLVRKDKKGQSPKETKKTK